The Caballeronia sp. SL2Y3 genome includes a window with the following:
- a CDS encoding DUF2059 domain-containing protein codes for MQGRFKQWMLLAAFVPTFAMAQSLQNQAPNQAAAPAAAAPVDPAKQAAIKDLLDAIDAQKLVGAIGNSAQMQAKQLVPAILSDALSENKSLNDKQKQAAVPTLQKNAVPKLVDSAGQVFATDNFRQDAMKAQYDAYAKYYSTDEIKDLTNFYKSPTGRKFIQVQDQVGRDVVNGLMQKYMPQAIKATRTQADQEVASVKPGK; via the coding sequence ATGCAAGGACGTTTCAAGCAGTGGATGTTGCTGGCCGCTTTCGTGCCGACTTTCGCGATGGCTCAGTCGCTTCAGAACCAGGCGCCGAACCAGGCGGCGGCGCCGGCCGCAGCAGCACCGGTTGATCCTGCCAAGCAAGCTGCGATCAAGGATCTGCTCGACGCAATCGACGCGCAAAAGCTCGTCGGCGCAATCGGCAACAGCGCACAGATGCAAGCGAAGCAGCTCGTGCCGGCCATCCTGTCGGACGCGCTGTCGGAAAACAAGTCGCTGAACGACAAGCAGAAGCAGGCCGCTGTCCCGACGCTGCAGAAGAACGCAGTGCCGAAACTGGTGGACTCGGCAGGCCAGGTGTTCGCCACGGATAACTTCCGCCAGGACGCCATGAAGGCCCAGTACGACGCGTATGCGAAGTACTACTCGACCGACGAGATCAAGGACCTGACGAACTTCTACAAGAGCCCGACGGGCCGCAAGTTCATTCAAGTGCAAGACCAGGTCGGCCGTGACGTCGTCAACGGTCTGATGCAGAAGTACATGCCGCAAGCCATCAAGGCAACCCGCACGCAAGCGGACCAGGAAGTGGCGAGCGTCAAGCCGGGCAAGTAA
- the gyrA gene encoding DNA gyrase subunit A, translated as MDQFAKETLPISLEEEMRRSYLDYAMSVIVGRALPDVRDGLKPVHRRALYSMHELNNDWNRAYKKSARIVGDVIGKYHPHGDASVYETIVRMAQPFSLRYMLVDGQGNFGSVDGDNAAAMRYTEIRMAKIGHELLADIDKETVDFGPNYDGSENEPLVLPARIPNLLINGSAGIAVGMATNIPPHNLREIVDACLHLLNNPESSVDELIEIVPAPDFPTAGIIYGVAGVRDGYRTGRGRVVMRAATHFEEIDRGQRMAIIVDEIPYQVNKRTLLERIAELVNEKKIEGISDIRDESDKSGMRVVIELKRGEVPEVVLNNLYKQTQLQDTFGMNLVALVDGQPKLLNLKEMLECFLSHRREVLTRRTVYELRKARDRGHVLEGLAVALANIDEFIAIIKAAPTPPIAKQELMNRPWDSSLVREMLTRAETEASGGRLAYRPEGLNPAYGLQEDGLYKLSDVQAQEILQMRLQRLTGLEQDKIVGEYREVMAQIADLLDILARPERIRQMIVEELGQVRAEFGDERRSRIEMNATELNTEDLITPQEMVVTMSHAGYVKSQPLSEYRAQKRGGRGKQATQMKEDDWIDTLFIANTHDHMLCFSNRGRVYWVKVYEVPQGSRNSRGRPIVNMFPLQDGEKINVVLPIKEFSADKYVFMATALGTVKKTPLEAFSRPLKKGIIAVGLDDGDYLIGAAITDGAHDVMLFSDSGKAVRFDENDVRAMGREARGVRGMQLEEGQQVIALLVAGGENQSVLTATQNGFGKRTPINEYTRHGRGTKGMIAIQTSERNGKVVAATLVDSESQIMLITTAGVLIRTRVSEIREMGRATQGVTLISLDEGTKLSGLQHIAEAEADAELEEADAADAAADADASAAPPDESQDGDAGEDA; from the coding sequence ATGGATCAATTCGCCAAAGAGACTCTGCCTATCTCCCTCGAGGAGGAAATGCGCCGTTCGTATCTCGATTACGCGATGAGCGTAATCGTCGGGCGCGCGCTTCCCGATGTCCGCGATGGCCTGAAGCCGGTGCATCGCCGGGCGCTGTACTCGATGCATGAACTGAATAACGACTGGAATCGCGCGTACAAGAAGTCGGCGCGTATCGTCGGCGACGTCATCGGTAAGTACCATCCGCACGGCGACGCCTCGGTGTACGAAACCATCGTCCGCATGGCGCAGCCGTTCTCGCTGCGCTACATGCTCGTGGACGGGCAGGGCAACTTCGGTTCCGTCGACGGCGACAACGCCGCGGCCATGCGCTACACCGAAATCCGCATGGCGAAGATCGGCCACGAGCTGCTCGCCGACATCGACAAGGAAACCGTCGACTTCGGTCCCAACTACGACGGCAGCGAGAACGAACCGCTCGTGCTGCCGGCGCGCATTCCCAATCTGCTGATCAACGGCTCGGCCGGCATCGCGGTCGGCATGGCCACCAACATTCCGCCGCACAATCTGCGCGAAATCGTCGATGCCTGCCTGCACCTGCTGAACAATCCGGAATCGTCGGTCGACGAACTCATCGAGATCGTGCCCGCGCCGGACTTCCCGACCGCCGGCATCATCTACGGCGTGGCCGGCGTGCGCGACGGCTACCGCACCGGGCGCGGGCGCGTCGTCATGCGCGCGGCCACGCACTTCGAAGAGATCGACCGCGGCCAGCGCATGGCCATCATCGTCGATGAAATTCCGTATCAGGTGAACAAGCGCACGCTGCTCGAGCGCATCGCGGAACTCGTCAACGAGAAGAAGATCGAGGGCATCTCCGACATTCGCGACGAATCCGACAAGAGCGGCATGCGCGTCGTGATCGAGCTCAAGCGCGGGGAAGTGCCGGAAGTCGTCCTGAACAACCTGTACAAGCAGACGCAGCTTCAGGACACGTTCGGCATGAATCTGGTCGCGCTCGTCGACGGCCAGCCCAAACTGCTGAATCTGAAGGAAATGCTGGAGTGCTTCCTGTCGCATCGACGGGAAGTGCTGACGCGGCGCACTGTATACGAACTGCGCAAGGCGCGCGACCGCGGTCACGTGCTGGAAGGCCTCGCCGTGGCGCTCGCGAACATCGACGAGTTCATCGCCATCATCAAGGCTGCGCCCACGCCGCCGATCGCGAAGCAAGAGCTGATGAACCGTCCGTGGGACTCGTCGCTCGTGCGCGAAATGCTGACGCGCGCGGAGACGGAAGCCTCGGGCGGGCGCCTCGCGTATCGTCCGGAAGGGTTGAATCCGGCTTACGGTCTGCAGGAAGACGGCCTGTACAAACTGTCGGACGTGCAGGCGCAGGAAATTCTGCAGATGCGCCTGCAGCGCCTGACCGGCCTCGAGCAGGACAAGATCGTCGGCGAATACCGCGAGGTCATGGCGCAGATTGCCGACCTGCTCGACATCCTCGCGCGGCCGGAACGCATCCGGCAGATGATCGTGGAAGAACTCGGCCAGGTGCGCGCGGAATTCGGCGACGAGCGCCGCTCGCGCATCGAAATGAATGCGACCGAGCTCAATACCGAAGACCTGATCACGCCGCAGGAAATGGTCGTGACCATGTCGCATGCCGGCTACGTAAAGTCGCAGCCGCTTTCCGAATACCGCGCGCAGAAGCGCGGCGGGCGCGGCAAGCAGGCCACGCAGATGAAGGAAGACGACTGGATCGACACGCTCTTCATCGCGAACACGCACGACCATATGCTGTGCTTCTCGAACCGTGGCCGCGTGTACTGGGTCAAGGTCTACGAAGTGCCGCAAGGCTCGCGCAACTCGCGCGGCCGGCCGATCGTCAATATGTTCCCGTTGCAGGACGGCGAGAAGATCAACGTCGTTCTGCCGATCAAGGAATTCTCGGCGGACAAGTACGTGTTCATGGCCACCGCGCTCGGCACCGTCAAGAAGACGCCGCTCGAAGCGTTCAGCCGTCCGCTCAAGAAGGGCATCATCGCGGTCGGTCTGGATGACGGCGACTACCTGATCGGCGCGGCCATCACCGATGGCGCGCACGACGTCATGCTGTTCTCGGACTCGGGCAAGGCCGTGCGTTTCGACGAAAACGACGTCCGCGCAATGGGCCGCGAAGCGCGCGGCGTGCGCGGCATGCAGCTCGAAGAAGGGCAGCAGGTCATCGCGCTCTTGGTGGCGGGCGGCGAGAACCAGTCCGTCCTGACGGCCACGCAGAACGGCTTCGGTAAGCGCACGCCGATCAACGAGTACACGCGCCACGGCCGCGGCACCAAGGGCATGATCGCGATCCAGACGTCGGAGCGCAACGGCAAGGTGGTCGCCGCGACGCTCGTCGATTCGGAAAGCCAGATCATGCTGATCACCACGGCGGGCGTGCTGATTCGTACGCGCGTGTCTGAGATCCGCGAAATGGGCCGCGCAACCCAAGGTGTTACACTCATCAGCCTTGACGAGGGCACGAAGTTGTCGGGACTGCAGCATATCGCCGAGGCCGAGGCGGATGCCGAACTCGAAGAAGCGGACGCAGCCGATGCCGCCGCGGACGCCGACGCTTCCGCCGCACCGCCCGACGAATCTCAAGATGGCGACGCGGGCGAAGACGCCTGA
- the ompA gene encoding outer membrane protein OmpA: protein MNKLSKLAFIAATAVMAASASAQSVPASRQAVNDNWVNGTGEYVWMNGTNELCWRDAFWTPATANAKCDGALVAQAPAPAVAPPPPAAPAITSQKVTYQADALFDFDKAVLKPAGKTALDDLASKIGALNLEVVVATGYTDRIGSDKYNDRLSLRRAQAVKAYLVSKGIEANRIYTEGKGKRDPVTKGSCTQKNRKQLIACLAPDRRVEVEVVGTTRQPQQ from the coding sequence ATGAATAAACTTTCAAAGCTCGCGTTCATTGCAGCTACCGCAGTTATGGCTGCATCGGCCTCGGCGCAATCGGTGCCGGCCTCGCGACAAGCCGTCAATGACAACTGGGTGAATGGCACGGGCGAGTATGTGTGGATGAACGGCACGAACGAACTGTGCTGGCGCGACGCATTCTGGACGCCGGCCACGGCTAACGCGAAGTGCGATGGCGCACTGGTCGCGCAAGCCCCGGCTCCGGCAGTTGCTCCGCCGCCGCCCGCCGCACCCGCTATCACCAGCCAGAAGGTTACGTACCAGGCCGACGCCCTGTTCGACTTCGACAAGGCAGTCCTGAAGCCGGCCGGCAAGACCGCGCTGGACGATCTCGCATCGAAGATCGGCGCACTGAACCTCGAAGTCGTGGTTGCAACGGGTTACACGGACCGCATCGGTTCGGACAAGTACAACGACCGTCTGTCGCTGCGCCGTGCGCAAGCTGTGAAGGCGTACCTGGTCAGCAAGGGCATCGAAGCCAACCGCATCTACACGGAAGGCAAGGGCAAGCGCGACCCGGTCACGAAGGGTTCCTGCACGCAGAAGAACCGCAAGCAACTCATCGCCTGCCTCGCACCGGATCGTCGCGTGGAAGTCGAAGTTGTCGGCACGACGCGTCAGCCGCAACAGTAA
- the ubiG gene encoding bifunctional 2-polyprenyl-6-hydroxyphenol methylase/3-demethylubiquinol 3-O-methyltransferase UbiG: protein MTNVDPHELQKFSDLAHRWWDPNAEFKPLHELNPVRLDWIDAHAHLMGKRVLDIGCGGGILSESMATRGATVKGIDLSSNALGVADLHSLESGVEVAYEEISAEALAAREPGSYDVVTCMEMLEHVPNPAGTVAACAALVKPGGWVFFSTLNRNAKAYLFAVIGAEYIARMLPRGTHDYARFIKPSELATFARTASLLPVDIKGITYRPISQHFGLSNDTSINYMMACRREA from the coding sequence ATGACGAATGTCGATCCCCACGAACTGCAGAAATTCAGCGATCTCGCGCATCGCTGGTGGGACCCGAACGCCGAATTCAAGCCGCTGCACGAGCTGAACCCGGTGCGGCTCGACTGGATTGACGCGCATGCGCATTTGATGGGCAAGCGTGTCCTCGACATCGGCTGCGGAGGCGGCATCTTGTCGGAGTCGATGGCTACGCGCGGCGCAACGGTGAAAGGCATCGATCTGTCGTCGAACGCGCTCGGCGTCGCGGATCTGCATAGTCTCGAAAGCGGCGTCGAGGTGGCGTACGAGGAAATCTCGGCGGAGGCGCTCGCCGCGCGCGAGCCGGGCTCGTACGACGTCGTGACCTGCATGGAGATGCTGGAGCACGTGCCGAACCCCGCTGGCACCGTCGCGGCGTGCGCCGCGCTCGTCAAACCCGGCGGCTGGGTGTTCTTCTCCACGCTCAACCGGAACGCCAAGGCGTATCTCTTCGCCGTGATCGGCGCCGAGTACATCGCGCGGATGCTGCCGCGCGGCACGCACGACTACGCGCGCTTCATCAAGCCCTCGGAACTGGCGACGTTCGCGCGCACCGCGTCGCTCTTGCCGGTGGATATCAAGGGCATCACGTACCGGCCGATCTCGCAGCACTTCGGCCTTTCCAACGACACGAGCATCAACTACATGATGGCTTGCCGTCGGGAAGCGTGA
- the gph gene encoding phosphoglycolate phosphatase (PGP is an essential enzyme in the glycolate salvage pathway in higher organisms (photorespiration in plants). Phosphoglycolate results from the oxidase activity of RubisCO in the Calvin cycle when concentrations of carbon dioxide are low relative to oxygen. This enzyme is a member of the Haloacid Dehalogenase (HAD) superfamily of aspartate-nucleophile hydrolase enzymes (PF00702).) — translation MTPEEQGETGIVETKPLPDDPTPQPQRAADGRSLGLCQAVLFDLDGTIADTAPDLVAAVNKMRHDRGLEMRPLEALRPYASAGARGLLGGAFEIGPEHHEFASMREEFLANYEADLCIETTLFPGIIELLDQLDARGVRWGIVTNKVTRLAAPLVALLGLDTRAGCLVCGDTTPHSKPHPAPLLHAADLLDVAPERIVYVGDDLRDVQAGFAAGMITVAAAYGYCGDDIPPHRWHADHVVESTGELQLLLREIP, via the coding sequence ATGACTCCGGAAGAACAAGGCGAAACGGGCATCGTCGAGACGAAGCCCCTGCCCGACGACCCCACGCCGCAGCCGCAACGCGCGGCCGATGGCCGCTCGCTCGGGCTCTGCCAAGCGGTGCTGTTCGATCTGGACGGCACCATCGCCGATACCGCGCCGGACCTCGTGGCGGCCGTCAACAAGATGCGCCACGACCGCGGGCTCGAAATGCGTCCGCTGGAGGCGCTGCGGCCATACGCATCGGCGGGCGCGCGCGGGTTGCTGGGCGGCGCGTTCGAAATCGGGCCGGAGCACCACGAGTTCGCCTCGATGCGCGAGGAATTCCTCGCCAATTACGAGGCCGACCTCTGCATCGAAACGACGCTCTTCCCCGGCATCATCGAATTGCTGGACCAGCTCGACGCGCGTGGCGTGCGCTGGGGCATCGTCACGAACAAGGTGACGCGGCTCGCGGCGCCGCTCGTCGCGCTGCTCGGGCTCGATACGCGCGCCGGCTGCCTCGTGTGCGGCGACACGACGCCGCATTCGAAGCCGCATCCCGCGCCGCTCTTGCACGCGGCGGATTTGCTCGACGTGGCGCCGGAGCGCATCGTCTACGTCGGCGACGACCTGCGCGACGTGCAAGCGGGCTTCGCCGCCGGGATGATCACGGTCGCCGCCGCGTACGGCTATTGCGGCGACGACATCCCGCCGCATCGCTGGCACGCGGATCACGTCGTCGAATCAACCGGGGAATTGCAGCTGCTGCTGCGCGAGATCCCGTGA